The sequence TTTCAATCCTGGATTATTCGGGAAGCAAACCCAGAGTCCTCTTGCTCAATGATTCACGATCTAAACTTGATTCAGATATTTTCGCGCAACGAGGGAAGAAGACTCTTCTCGGCGGAGGTCCTGGGGTAGCGCGGAAGAGAGGGGTCTCCTAAATGGCAGGGTTAGTAATCACCTACGACCCCGTCGAAAGATTCGTAGTGGGGACTGTTGGAGAACCAGGGGAGAGGACCTTCTTTTTGCAAGCGCGACATGGGAGTCGCCTCACCTCCGTACTGCTCGAGAAGGCACAAGTGGCTGCGATCGTGGAGCGTTTAGATCTTCTACTACGCGAACTAAGACGCCTTGATCCCAAATTCACTATCACCTCGCTTCCACGTGACGATGAACCCCTTGAACAACCGATAATTGAAGAGTTTCGGGTGGGTCTAATTTCTCTATCTTGGCTAAGTGATCGCGAACTAGTCTCCATCGAATTACAGGCAACTTCTGATCAAGACGCAAACGAAGAAGATCTCTTTATCGAAAGTCCCGTGGATGCACCTGACGTGTTGCAGGTAATTCTCACGTCGGCTCAAACAGAGGCATTTATAAAACGAGCCACGAGTGTGGTCAACGCGGGACGACCGCCTTGTCCGTTCTGTGGATTGCCGCTAGACCTGCGCGGTCATGTATGCCCCAGGGCAAATGGCTATCGTCGCTAAACCCGAACTCACTCCAACTGAGATCGCCCTCTCCCGGGGCGAGATGAGGATCACGGGGCGATTGGTCGATGCTACTAATGCAACTTTGCAAGCGAGCGTTTATGCAGATGAGAATGAAATCGTATGTATTTACAAACCTATTTCCGGAGAAAGGCCGCTTTGGGATTTTGCAACGGGCACCTTGGCTCACCGGGAATATGCTGCCTATCTCGTAAGTTCTCTAGGCAACTTTGATGTGGTTCCGTTGACAATACTGCGGGACGGTCCGTATGGAGAAGGAATGGTCCAACAATGGATCAACATTGATAAAAACTTGGATATGTGGGAATTCTTTCGAAAGGATGACCCGGCTTTACGTAATATCGCTCTTTTCGACGCAGTCATCAACAATACTGATAGGAAGATCGGACATCTTCTTCCTGATCTACATGGCAAAGTCTATGGAT comes from Candidatus Paceibacterota bacterium and encodes:
- a CDS encoding DUF3090 family protein, with translation MAGLVITYDPVERFVVGTVGEPGERTFFLQARHGSRLTSVLLEKAQVAAIVERLDLLLRELRRLDPKFTITSLPRDDEPLEQPIIEEFRVGLISLSWLSDRELVSIELQATSDQDANEEDLFIESPVDAPDVLQVILTSAQTEAFIKRATSVVNAGRPPCPFCGLPLDLRGHVCPRANGYRR
- a CDS encoding SCO1664 family protein, giving the protein MAIVAKPELTPTEIALSRGEMRITGRLVDATNATLQASVYADENEIVCIYKPISGERPLWDFATGTLAHREYAAYLVSSLGNFDVVPLTILRDGPYGEGMVQQWINIDKNLDMWEFFRKDDPALRNIALFDAVINNTDRKIGHLLPDLHGKVYGCDHGVTFHTQNKLRTVLWQWAGHPLSESELLQIQELRNSLTLSLGELLLPLLSTAELAALDARLGRLLSSQTFPVPSDEWPAVPWPPF